From Nycticebus coucang isolate mNycCou1 chromosome 6, mNycCou1.pri, whole genome shotgun sequence, the proteins below share one genomic window:
- the LOC128588168 gene encoding olfactory receptor 4N2, translated as MDSKNNTVVTEFILLGLTQSRDIQLLVFALVLIFYLIILPGNLLIILTIRSDPGLTAPLYFFLGNLAFLDASYSFIVAPRMLADFLSEEKVISYRGCITQLFFLHFLGGGEGLLLVVMAFDRYVAICRPLHYSTVMNPRACYAMLLALWLGGFVHSIIQVALILHLPFCGPNRLDNFFCDVPQVIKLACTDTFVVELLMVFNSGLMTLLCFLGLLASYAVILCHVHGSASEGKNKARSTCTTHVIVIFLMFGPGIFIYTRPFRAFPADKVVSLFHTVIFPLLNPVIYTLRNQEVKASMKKLFNQHMA; from the coding sequence atggacagcaagaACAACACAGTGGTGACAGAATTCATCCTCCTTGGTCTCACCCAGTCTCGAGATATTCAGCTCCTGGTCTTTGCACTAGTCTTAATTTTCTACCTCATTATCCTCCCTGGAAATTTACTGATCATCCTCACCATAAGGTCAGACCCCGGCCTCACGGCTcccctctatttcttcctgggcaaCCTGGCCTTCCTGGATGCCTCCTACTCCTTCATCGTGGCTCCCCGGATGCTGGCAGACTTCCTCTCTGAGGAGAAGGTCATCTCCTACCGCGGCTGCATCACTCAGCTCTTCTTCCTGCACTTCCTTGGAGGAGGGGAGGGACTGCTTCTGGTTGTCATGGCCTTTGACCGCTACGTCGCCATCTGCCGGCCTTTGCACTATTCCACTGTCATGAATCCCAGAGCCTGCTATGCAATGCTTTTGGCTCTGTGGCTTGGGGGCTTTGTCCACTCCATTATCCAGGTGGCCCTCATCCTCCACTTGCCATTTTGTGGCCCAAACCGACTGGATAACTTCTTCTGTGATGTCCCACAGGTCATCAAGCTGGCCTGCACGGACACTTTTGTGGTGGAGCTTTTGATGGTCTTCAACAGTGGCCTGATGACGCTCCTGTGTTTCCTGGGGCTTCTGGCTTCCTATGCGGTCATTCTCTGCCATGTTCATGGGTCAGCTTCTGAGGGGAAGAACAAGGCCAGGTCCACGTGCACCACCCACGTCATTGTTATATTCCTCATGTTTGGGCCTGGCATCTTCATCTACACTCGTCCATTCAGGGCTTTCCCAGCTGACAAGGTGGTTTCTCTCTTCCACACAGTCATCTTTCCTTTGTTAAATCCTGTGATTTATACCCTTCGAAACCAGGAAGTGAAAGCTTCCATGAAGAAGTTGTTTAATCAGCACATGGCCTGA
- the LOC128588162 gene encoding olfactory receptor 4N4C yields the protein MEEGESRSLFPDALQAEEMETENNTVVTEFILLGLTQSRDIQLLVFVLILIFYLIILPGNVLIILTIRSDPGLTAPLYFFLGNLAFLDASYSFIVAPRMLADFLSEEKVISYRGCITQLFFLHFLGGGEGLLLVVMAFDRYVAICRPLHYSTVMNPRACYAMLLALWLGGFVHSIIQVALILHLPFCGPNRLDNFFCDVPQVIKLACTDTFVVELLMVFNSGLMTLLCFLGLLASYAVILCHVHGSASEGKNKAMSTCTTHVIILLLMFGPAIFIYTRPFKVLPADKMVSFFHTVIFPLMNPVIYTLRNQEVKTSMKRLLSRHMVCQMDFIIRN from the coding sequence ATGGAAGAGGGAGAGTCACGCTCACTATTCCCTGATGCTCTGCAGGCGGAGGAGATGGAGACTGAGAACAACACAGTGGTGACAGAATTCATCCTCCTTGGTCTCACTCAGTCTCGAGATATTCAGCTCCTGGTCTTTGTGCTGATCTTAATTTTCTACCTCATCATCCTCCCTGGAAATGTCCTCATCATCCTCACCATAAGGTCAGACCCCGGCCTCACGGCTcccctctatttcttcctgggcaaCCTGGCCTTCCTGGACGCCTCCTACTCCTTCATCGTGGCTCCCCGGATGCTGGCGGACTTCCTCTCTGAGGAGAAGGTCATCTCCTACCGCGGCTGCATCACTCAGCTCTTCTTCCTGCACTTCCTTGGAGGAGGGGAGGGACTGCTCCTGGTTGTCATGGCCTTTGACCGCTACGTCGCCATCTGCCGGCCTTTGCACTATTCCACTGTCATGAATCCCAGAGCCTGCTATGCAATGCTCTTGGCTCTGTGGCTTGGGGGCTTTGTCCACTCCATTATCCAGGTGGCCCTCATCCTCCACTTGCCATTTTGTGGCCCAAACCGACTGGATAACTTCTTCTGTGATGTCCCACAGGTCATCAAGCTGGCCTGCACGGACACTTTTGTGGTGGAGCTTTTGATGGTCTTCAACAGTGGCCTGATGACGCTCCTGTGTTTCCTGGGGCTTCTGGCCTCCTATGCGGTCATTCTCTGCCATGTTCATGGGTCAGCTTCTGAGGGAAAGAACAAGGCCATGTCCACGTGCACGACTCACGTCATTATTCTTCTTCTTATGTTTGGCCCTGCCATCTTCATCTACACTCGTCCCTTCAAGGTCTTACCAGCTGACAAGATGGTTTCTTTCTTCCACACAGTGATCTTTCCATTGATGAACCCTGTGATTTATACCCTTCGCAACCAAGAAGTGAAAACCTCCATGAAGAGATTATTGAGCCGACATATGGTCTGTCAAATggattttataataagaaattaa
- the LOC128588164 gene encoding olfactory receptor 4M1, translating to MEPANYTRVTEFILTGLSQTREVQLILFVVFLSFYLFILPGNVLIICTIRLDPHLTSPMYFLLANLAFLDIWYSSITAPKMLVDFFVERKIISFGGCIAQLFFLHFVGASEMFLLTVMAFDRYAAICRPLHYATIMNRRLCCILVALSWTGGFIHSIIQVALIVRLPFCGPNELDNYFCDITQVVRIACANTFPEELVMIFSSGLISVVCFIALLTSYAFLLAMLKKHSGSGESTNRAMSTCYSHITIVVLMFGPSIYIYARPFDSFSLDKVVSVFHTVIFPLLNPIIYTLRNKEVKTAMKKLVKRYILCKEK from the coding sequence ATGGAACCTGCAAATTACACCAGGGTGACAGAATTTATTCTCACTGGCCTATCTCAGACACGGGAAGTACAACTAATcctatttgttgtatttttatctttttatttgttcattcttcCAGGGAATGTTCTTATCATTTGCACCATCAGGCTTGACCCCCACCTGACTTCTCCCATGTATTTCCTGTTGGCTAATCTGGCCTTCCTTGATATTTGGTACTCCTCCATCACAGCCCCTAAAATGCTCGTGGACTTCTTTGTGGAGAGGAAGATAATTTCCTTTGGTGGGTGCATTGCACAGCTCTTCTTCTTGCACTTTGTTGGggcttcagagatgtttctgctCACAGTGATGGCCTTTGATCGCTATGCTGCTATTTGCCGCCCCCTCCACTATGCTACCATCATGAATCGACGTCTCTGCTGTATCCTGGTGGCTCTCTCCTGGACAGGGGGCTTCATTCACTCTATAATACAAGTGGCTCTCATTGTTCGACTTCCCTTCTGTGGCCCCAATGAGTTAGACAATTACTTCTGTGACATCACACAGGTTGTCCGGATTGCCTGTGCTAACACCTTCCCAGAGGAGTTAGTGATGATCTTTAGTAGTGGTCTGATCTCCGTGGTGTGCTTCATTGCTCTGTTAACGTCCTATGCCTTCCTTTTGGCCATGCTCAAGAAACACTCAGGCTCAGGTGAGAGCACCAACAGGGCCATGTCCACCTGCTATTCCCACATCACCATTGTGGTGCTAATGTTTGGACCATCCATCTACATTTATGCCCGTCCATTTGACTCTTTTTCTCTAGATAAAGTGGTGTCTGTGTTCCATACTGTAATATTCCCTTTACTTAATCCCATCATATACACATTGAGAAACAAAGAAGTAAAGACAGCCATGAAGAAGCTGGTCAAAAGGTATATTTTAtgtaaagagaaatga